DNA sequence from the Bacteroidales bacterium genome:
GAAAACCTTTAGGATTATGTTGAAAAAACAAAAAAAAGGGAAACCAATGCCAATAGCACGATTTGTAGTTAAACTTAATAAGGGTTCAATATATCTTTTTAATGTTAGTAACGATATTGCTAATAAAACTCCTGCTATTATAAGACTATCAGATGATTGCAAAATATATGGAGAGTCTTTTGATTCTGAAAAAAAATTAAATTACGGTGGATTTGAATTTTATTGCAAAAAAACTCAAACATACTATATTTCTGCTTTCTTTTTAAATGGAAATAAAGGTTGTGCAGTAGCAATGTTGTCCCTTGTTGGAATATATGATACAAATGAATTTTATTAATTATAATTCAGTTTTCCCTATGCTTAAAATATATCATAATACAAGATGCAAAAAAAGCAGAGCAGGTTTAAAATATTTAAAAAATAAAAATATTGATTTTGAAATTATTCAATATTTAAAAACACAATTAACGCTTAAAGATTTGTCTGAAATATTAATGAAATTAAACAAAAACCCTCAGGAAATTATACGTACACAGGAAACATATTATAAAATCAACCTGAAAAATAAAAATTTTACCGATTACGAATGGAAAAGAATTATTATAGAAAATCCAAAATTACTACAAAGACCAATTATTGTAGCAAAATATAAAGCAGTAATTGCCCAACCTCCAGAAAAAATTGACGAATTATTAATAAAAACATAATGTTTTTATAAATTTATTAGAAAAAAATTTTTAAATTGAAGATTATAAATTTCTGAAAATATATACAAAATTTTAATTAATAGAATATTCATTATTAACCATTTACAAAAATTATAAATATGAAAACAAGAATTGAAAAAGATACAATGGGAGAAGTTAAAGTACCTGCTGACAAATATTGGGGAGCACAAACTCAACGTTCATTAGAAAATTTTGAAATAGGCGAAAACAAAATGCCTGTTGAAATTATTAGTGCATTTGCTTATCTTAAAAAAGCAGCAGCTCAAACAAATTATTACTTAAATGCTATTTCAAAGGAAAAATCCGATTTAATTTCTAAAGTTTGTGATGAAATTCTTGAAAGGGAATTAGACGAACAGTTTCCCCTAGTCGTATGGCAAACAGGTTCAGGCACACAATCGAACATGAATATTAACGAAGTAATTTCGAATAGAGCACATGTTTTAAAAGGCGGTAAACTTGGTGAAAGAAACAAAATCGTTCATCCTAATGATGATGTAAATAAATCACAATCTTCAAATGATACTTTCCCGACAGCTATGCATATTGCAGCTTATAAAATGCTCGTAGAAACAACTATTCCGGGTATCGAACTATTGAAAAATTCATTACAGAAAAAATCAAAAGAATTTATGGAGATAGTTAAAATCGGCAGAACTCACTGGATGGATGCTACTCCTTTAACTTTGGGACAGGAATTTTCAGCTTATGTTTCGCAACTTGAACATGGATTAAAATCAATTAAAAGTACACTTTCACATTTGTCAGAACTGGCACTTGGAGGTACTGCCGTTGGTACAGGTATTAACACACCTGAAGGATATTCTATTCTTGTAGCACAAAAAATTGCTAAATTTACAGGACTCCCTTTTGTTACTGCAAAAAACAAATTTGAATCACTCGCTGCACACGATGCTATTGTTGAAGCTTCAGGTGCATTGAAAACTATTGCAGTAAGTTTATTTAAAATTGCAAATGATATCAGAATGCTTGCATCAGGGCCAAGAAGTGGAATTTCAGAAATTATTTTACCTGCTAATGAACCTGGTTCATCAATAATGCCGGGAAAAGTTAATCCAACACAAGTTGAAGCATTAACAATGGTTTGTGCACAGGTTATTGGTAATGATGTTTCAATTTCTATCGGAGGTTCAAATGGACATTTCGAACTTAATGTATTTAAACCCATAATGATTTATAATTTTCTTCATTCTGCACGATTACTTGGTGATGCCTGTACTTCATTTACAAACAAATGTGTAGTTGGAATAAAAGCAAATGAAGATGTAATAAAACAAAATCTTGAAAATTCACTTATGCTTGTAACAGCCCTTAATACACATATTGGTTACGAAAAATCAGCCAAAATTGCTAAAAAAGCTCACGAAGAAAATACAACACTCAGAGAAGCAGCTATTGAACTGGGATATGTTACTGATGAAGAATTTACAAAATGGGTTGATCCAAAGAAAATGATAGGGAAATTAAGATAAACATAACCGTTCACAAAGTTAATAAATATAATGTTCAATTGTTTAATTACTTACAAAATATTTATTTAATTTTGTGTTCGTGAAATTGCTTTGCTAAGTTGTTCGATTGTTGAAATACAATTGTTATATGCAATACCGTACTTTAGAAAATAGAAATAATAATAAATATTTAAACAGTAGAAATAAAAAATGAAATGGATGTTACTATCTATTGGTATTATTGCAGAGTTATGTGGCTCAACATGCATGAAAATGTCTGAAGGATTTACAAAATTATATCCTTCAATTTTTACATTTGTTTTTTGGGCGATAGGACTTACTATCTTTCTATTTGCATTGAAAAAATTTGATTTAAGTTTTGCATATGCAATATGGGCTGGTCTTGGTATTATGGGAGTATCTATTATTGGAATTGTATTTTTCAAAGAACCGTATAACATTTTAAAAATCATTTCTATTTTTATAATTGTAGTGGGAGTTGTAATATTAAATATAAGCGATATATTATTGAATAAATAGCAGTACGGCATAGCACATAACAGCTGATATGAGGTTCCGTTCTTGTTGGTCGCTTCACCCAAATTGCTCCCTTCGGTTACAACTTCTCATATCGGCAATCGGTATAATATGGAAAAAGAATATAATCATATTTTCAGAGAATTAGAATAGAACCATTATTCAATTGTAATTTTGACCTGCCTGACGGTAGGCAAGGTAAGCAGGTTTATGCCATGAATAGTAACAAATAAACATTATTTAAAATTCAATCAAATAAGTTTGCTAAATCTTTTATTTTTTCTTTGATAAATATGAATTAAAATAATAATTTTGCCATACAAATTAAAATTAAAAATCATGAAAAAGCATTTATTATTAAGCATTTTGTTTTTATTATTATTACCAATGTTTTCTATAGCAAGCGAAGCAGATCTTCCGATACCTGATTTGAAAAACAGTTTTTTTCCTTCTTTTGGAGTAAACGGTTCAACCTTATTGCTTTACGGTATTGTTATTATTGTTATTGGTATGTTTTTCGGATTTTACCAATATATAACAATAAAGAAAATACCTGTACACAAATCAATGTTAAATATTTCAGAAATTATTTATGAAACCTGTAAAACATATTTAATTCAACAGGGGAAATTTCTTATTATTCTTTTTCTAATAATCTCAGTGGCAATAACATACTATTTTCTTGGACTAGTCGAAGGTATTACTATTCCCAAAGTACTACTGATATTATCATGGACAGTAATTGGCATTTTGGGTTCGTATGGTGTTGCTTGGTTTGGAATAAGAATTAACACTCTGGCAAACAGCCGTACTTCTTTCGCAGCCTTAAAAAACAAACCATTTGATGTAATGGCAATTCCTATGCAATCAGGCATGAGTGTTGGTTTGCTCTTAGTTTGTGTTGAACTTATTATGATGATAATTATATTGCTTTTTGTTCCCGGA
Encoded proteins:
- the arsC gene encoding arsenate reductase (glutaredoxin) (This arsenate reductase requires both glutathione and glutaredoxin to convert arsenate to arsenite, after which the efflux transporter formed by ArsA and ArsB can extrude the arsenite from the cell, providing resistance.); translated protein: MLKIYHNTRCKKSRAGLKYLKNKNIDFEIIQYLKTQLTLKDLSEILMKLNKNPQEIIRTQETYYKINLKNKNFTDYEWKRIIIENPKLLQRPIIVAKYKAVIAQPPEKIDELLIKT
- the fumC gene encoding class II fumarate hydratase, coding for MKTRIEKDTMGEVKVPADKYWGAQTQRSLENFEIGENKMPVEIISAFAYLKKAAAQTNYYLNAISKEKSDLISKVCDEILERELDEQFPLVVWQTGSGTQSNMNINEVISNRAHVLKGGKLGERNKIVHPNDDVNKSQSSNDTFPTAMHIAAYKMLVETTIPGIELLKNSLQKKSKEFMEIVKIGRTHWMDATPLTLGQEFSAYVSQLEHGLKSIKSTLSHLSELALGGTAVGTGINTPEGYSILVAQKIAKFTGLPFVTAKNKFESLAAHDAIVEASGALKTIAVSLFKIANDIRMLASGPRSGISEIILPANEPGSSIMPGKVNPTQVEALTMVCAQVIGNDVSISIGGSNGHFELNVFKPIMIYNFLHSARLLGDACTSFTNKCVVGIKANEDVIKQNLENSLMLVTALNTHIGYEKSAKIAKKAHEENTTLREAAIELGYVTDEEFTKWVDPKKMIGKLR
- a CDS encoding QacE family quaternary ammonium compound efflux SMR transporter gives rise to the protein MLLSIGIIAELCGSTCMKMSEGFTKLYPSIFTFVFWAIGLTIFLFALKKFDLSFAYAIWAGLGIMGVSIIGIVFFKEPYNILKIISIFIIVVGVVILNISDILLNK